The Pongo pygmaeus isolate AG05252 chromosome 11, NHGRI_mPonPyg2-v2.0_pri, whole genome shotgun sequence genome includes a region encoding these proteins:
- the AAMP gene encoding angio-associated migratory cell protein isoform X1, translating into MESESESGAAADTPPLETLSFHGDEEIIEVVELDPGPPDPADDLAQEMEDVDFEEEEEEEGNEEGWVLEPQEGVVGSMEGPDDSEVTFALHSASVFCVSLDPKTNTLAVTGGEDDKAFVWRLSDGELLFECAGHKDSVTCAGFSHDSTLVATGDMSGLLKVWQVDTKEEVWSFEAGDLEWMEWHPRAPVLLAGTADGNTWMWKVPNGDCKTFQGPNCPATCGRVLPDGKRAVVGYEDGTIRIWDLKQGSPIHVLKGTEGHQGPLTCVATNQDGSLILTGSVDCQAKLVSATTGKVVGVFRPETVASQPSLGEGEESESNSVESLGFCSVMPLAAVGYLDGTLAIYDLATQTLRHQCQHQSGIVQLLWEAGTAVVYTCSLDGIVRLWDARTGRLLTDYRGHTAEILDFALSKDASLVVTTSGDHKAKVFCVQRPDR; encoded by the exons ATGGAGTCCGAATCGGAAAGCGGGGCTGCTGCTGACACCCCCCCACTGGAGACCCTAAGCTTCCATGGTGACGAAGAGATTATCGAGGTGGTAGAACTTGATCCCGGTCCGCCGGACCCAG CAGATGACCTGGCCCAGGAGATGGAAGATGTGGActttgaggaagaagaggaggaagagggcaaCGAAGAGGGCTGGGTTCTAGAACCCCAGGAAGGGGTGGTCGGCAGCATGGAGGGCCCCGACGATAGCGAGGTCACCTTTGCATTGCACTCAG CATCTGTGTTTTGTGTGAGCCTGGACCCCAAGACCAATACCTTGGCAGTGACCGGGGGTGAAGATGACAAAGCCTTCGTATGGCGGCTCAGCGATGGGGAGCTGCTCTTTGAGTGTGCAG GCCATAAAGACTCTGTGACTTGTGCTGGTTTCAGCCATGACTCCACTCTAGTGGCCACAGGGGACATGAGTGGCCTCTTGAAAGTGTGGCAGGTGGACACCAAGGAGGAGGTCTGGTCCTTTGAAGCGGGAGACCTGGAG TGGATGGAGTGGCATCCTCGGGCACCTGTCCTGTTGGCGGGCACAGCCGATGGCAACACCTGGATGTGGAAAGTCCCGAATGGTGACTGCAAGACCTTCCAGGGTCCCAACTGCCCAGCCACCTGTGGCCGAGTCCTCCCTGATG GGAAGAGAGCTGTGGTAGGCTATGAAGATGGGACCATCAGGATTTGGGACCTGAAGCAGGGAAGCCCTATCCATGTACTGAAAG GGACTGAGGGTCACCAGGGCCCACTCACCTGTGTTGCCACCAACCAGGATGGCAGCTTGATCCTAACTGGCTCTGTGGACTGCCAGGCCAAGCTGGTCAGTGCCACTACTGGCAAG GTGGTGGGTGTTTTTAGACCTGAGACTGTGgcctcccagcccagcctgggagaaggggaggagagtGAGTCCAACTCGGTGGAGTCCTTGGGCTTCTGCAGTGT GATGCCCCTGGCAGCTGTTGGCTACCTGGATGGGACCTTGGCCATCTATGACCTGGCTACGCAGACTCTTAGGCATCAGTGTCAGCACCAG TCGGGCATcgtgcagctgctgtgggaggCAGGCACTGCCGTGGTATATACCTGCAGCCTGGATGGCATCGTGCGCCTCTGGGATGCCCGGACCGGCCGCCTGCTTACTGACTACCGGGGCCACACGGCCGAGATCCTGGACTTTGCCCTCAGCAA AGATGCCTCCCTGGTGGTGACCACGTCAGGAGACCACAAAGCGAAAGTATTTTGTGTCCAAAGGCCTGACCGTTAA
- the GPBAR1 gene encoding G-protein coupled bile acid receptor 1: protein MTPNSTGEVPSPIPKGALGLSLALASLIITANLLLALGIAWDRRLRSPPAGCFFLSLLLAGLLTGLALPTLPGLWNQSRRGYWSCLLVYLAPNFSFLSLLANLLLVHGERYMAVLRPLQPPGSIRLALLLTWASPLLFASLPALGWNHWTPGANCSSQAIFPAPYLYLEVYGLLLPAVGAAAFLSVRVLATAHRQLQDICRLERAVCRDEPSALARALTWRQARAQAGAMLLFGLCWGPYVATLLLSVLAYEQRPPLGPGTLLSLLSLGSASAAAVPVAMGLGDQRYTAPWRAAAQSFLQGLRGRASRDSPGPSIAYHPSSQSSVDLDLN, encoded by the coding sequence ATGACGCCCAACAGCACTGGCGAGGTGCCCAGCCCCATTCCCAAGGGGGCTTTGGGGCTCTCCCTGGCCCTGGCAAGCCTCATCATCACCGCGAACCTGCTGCTAGCCCTGGGCATCGCCTGGGACCGCCGCCTGCGCAGCCCGCCTGCTGGCTGCTTCTTCCTGAGCCTGCTGCTGGCTGGGCTGCTCACGGGTCTGGCGTTGCCCACGTTGCCAGGGCTGTGGAACCAGAGTCGCCGGGGTTACTGGTCCTGCCTCCTCGTCTACTTGGCTCCCaacttctccttcctctccctgctcGCCAACCTCTTGCTGGTGCACGGGGAGCGCTACATGGCAGTCCTGAGGCCACTCCAGCCCCCTGGGAGCATTCGGCTGGCCCTGCTTCTCACCTGGGCTAGTCCCCTGCTCTTTGCCAGTCTGCCCGCTCTGGGGTGGAACCACTGGACCCCTGGTGCCAACTGCAGCTCCCAGGCTATCTTCCCAGCCCCCTACCTGTACCTCGAAGTCTATGGGCTCCTGCTGCCCGCCGTGGGTGCTGCTGCCTTCCTCTCTGTCCGCGTGCTGGCCACTGCCCACCGCCAGCTGCAGGACATCTGCCGACTGGAGCGGGCAGTGTGCCGCGATGAGccctcggccctggcccgggccCTTACCTGGAGGCAGGCAAGGGCGCAGGCTGGAGCCATGCTGCTCTTCGGGCTGTGCTGGGGGCCCTACGTGGCCACACTGCTCCTCTCAGTCCTGGCCTATGAGCAGCGCCCGCCACTGGGGCCTGGGACTCTGTTGTCCCTCCTCTCCCTGGGAAGTGCCAGTGCAGCGGCAGTGCCCGTGGCCATGGGGCTGGGTGATCAGCGCTACACAGCCCCCTGGAGGGCAGCCGCCCAAAGCTTCCTGCAGGGGCTGCGGGGAAGAGCCTCCCGGGACAGTCCCGGCCCCAGCATTGCCTACCACCCAAGCAGCCAAAGCAGCGTCGACCTGGACTTGAACTAA
- the PNKD gene encoding probable hydrolase PNKD isoform X3, which produces MAAVVAATALKGRGARNARVLRGILAGATANKASHNRTRALQSHSSPEGKEEPEPLSPELEYIPRKRGKNPMKAVGLAWAIGFPCGILLFILTKREVDKDRVKQMKARQNMRLSNTGEYESQRFRASSQRASSPDVGSGVQT; this is translated from the exons ATGGCGGCGGTGGTAGCTGCTACGGCGCTGAAGGGCCGGGGGGCGAGAAATGCCCGCGTCCTCCGGG GGATTCTCGCAGGAGCCACAGCTAACAAGGCTTCTCATAACAGGACCCgggccctgcaaagccacagctCCCCAGAGGGCAAGGAGGAACCTGAACCCCTATCCCCGGAGCTGGAATACATTCCCAGAAAGAGGGGCAAGAACCCCATGAAAGCTGTGGGACTGGCCTG GGCCATCGGCTTCCCTTGTGGTATCCTCCTCTTCATCCTCACCAAGCGGGAAGTGGACAAGGACCGTGTGAAGCAGATGAAGGCTCGGCAGAACATGCGGTTGTCCAACACGGGCGAGTATGAGAGCCAGAGGTTCAGGGCTTCCTCCCAGCGTGCCTCGTCCCCTGATGTTGGGTCTGGGGTGCAGACCTGA
- the TMBIM1 gene encoding protein lifeguard 3 encodes MSSPSAPPPYEDRNPLYPGPPPPGGYGQPSVLPGGYPAYPGYPQPGYGHPAGYPQPMPPIHPMPMNYGPGHGYDGEERAVSDSFGPGEWDDQKVRHTFIRKVYSIISVQLLITVAIIAIFTFVEPVSAFVRRNVAVYYVSYAVFVVTYLILACCQGPRRRFPWNIILLTLFTFAMGFMTGTISSMYQTKAVIIAMIITAVVSISVTIFCFQTKVDFTSCTGLFCVLGIVLMVTGIVTSIVLYFQYVYWLHMLYAALGAICFTLFLAYDTQLVLGNRKHTISPEDYITGALQIYTDIIYIFTFVLQLMGDRN; translated from the exons ATGTCCAGCCCCAGCGCTCCACCACCATATGAGGACCGCAACCCCCTGTACCCAGGCCCTCCGCCCCCTGGGGGCTATGGGCAGCCATCCGTCCTGCCAGGAGGGTATCCTGCCTACCCTGGCTACCCGCAGCCTGGCTACGGTCACCCTGCTGGCTACCCACAGCCCATGCCCCCCATCCACCCGATGCCCATGAACTATG GCCCAGGCCATGGCTATGATGGGGAGGAGAGAGCGGTGAGTGATAGCTTCGGGCCTGGAGAGTGGGATGACCAGAAAGTGCGACACACTTTTATCCGAAAG GTTTACTCCATCATCTCCGTGCAGCTGCTCATCACTGTGGCCATCATCGCTATCTTCACCTTTGT GGAACCTGTCAGCGCCTTTGTGAGGAGAAATGTGGCTGTCTACTACGTGTCCTA TGCTGTCTTCGTTGTCACCTACCTGATCCTTGCCTGCTGCCAGGGACCCAG ACGCCGTTTCCCATGGAACATCATCCTGCTGACCCTTTTT ACTTTTGCCATGGGCTTCATGACAGGCACCATTTCCAG TATGTACCAAACCAAAGCCGTCATCATTGCAATGATCATCACTGCGGTGGTATCCATTTCAGTCACCATCTTCTGCTTTCAGACCAAG GTGGACTTCACCTCGTGCACAGGCCTCTTCTGTGTCCTGGGAATTGTGCTCATGGTGACTGGGATTGTCACTAGCATTGTGCTCTACTTCCAATAT GTTTACTGGCTCCACATGCTCTACGCTGCTCTGGGGGCCATTTGTTTCACCCTG TTCCTGGCTTACGACACACAGCTGGTCCTGGGGAACCGGAAGCACACCATCAGCCCGGAGGACTACATCACTGGCGCCCTGCAGATTTACACAGACATCATCTACATCTTCACCTTTGTGCTGCAGCTGATGGGGGATCGCAATTAA
- the AAMP gene encoding angio-associated migratory cell protein isoform X2, with amino-acid sequence MESESESGAAADTPPLETLSFHGDEEIIEVVELDPGPPDPDDLAQEMEDVDFEEEEEEEGNEEGWVLEPQEGVVGSMEGPDDSEVTFALHSASVFCVSLDPKTNTLAVTGGEDDKAFVWRLSDGELLFECAGHKDSVTCAGFSHDSTLVATGDMSGLLKVWQVDTKEEVWSFEAGDLEWMEWHPRAPVLLAGTADGNTWMWKVPNGDCKTFQGPNCPATCGRVLPDGKRAVVGYEDGTIRIWDLKQGSPIHVLKGTEGHQGPLTCVATNQDGSLILTGSVDCQAKLVSATTGKVVGVFRPETVASQPSLGEGEESESNSVESLGFCSVMPLAAVGYLDGTLAIYDLATQTLRHQCQHQSGIVQLLWEAGTAVVYTCSLDGIVRLWDARTGRLLTDYRGHTAEILDFALSKDASLVVTTSGDHKAKVFCVQRPDR; translated from the exons ATGGAGTCCGAATCGGAAAGCGGGGCTGCTGCTGACACCCCCCCACTGGAGACCCTAAGCTTCCATGGTGACGAAGAGATTATCGAGGTGGTAGAACTTGATCCCGGTCCGCCGGACCCAG ATGACCTGGCCCAGGAGATGGAAGATGTGGActttgaggaagaagaggaggaagagggcaaCGAAGAGGGCTGGGTTCTAGAACCCCAGGAAGGGGTGGTCGGCAGCATGGAGGGCCCCGACGATAGCGAGGTCACCTTTGCATTGCACTCAG CATCTGTGTTTTGTGTGAGCCTGGACCCCAAGACCAATACCTTGGCAGTGACCGGGGGTGAAGATGACAAAGCCTTCGTATGGCGGCTCAGCGATGGGGAGCTGCTCTTTGAGTGTGCAG GCCATAAAGACTCTGTGACTTGTGCTGGTTTCAGCCATGACTCCACTCTAGTGGCCACAGGGGACATGAGTGGCCTCTTGAAAGTGTGGCAGGTGGACACCAAGGAGGAGGTCTGGTCCTTTGAAGCGGGAGACCTGGAG TGGATGGAGTGGCATCCTCGGGCACCTGTCCTGTTGGCGGGCACAGCCGATGGCAACACCTGGATGTGGAAAGTCCCGAATGGTGACTGCAAGACCTTCCAGGGTCCCAACTGCCCAGCCACCTGTGGCCGAGTCCTCCCTGATG GGAAGAGAGCTGTGGTAGGCTATGAAGATGGGACCATCAGGATTTGGGACCTGAAGCAGGGAAGCCCTATCCATGTACTGAAAG GGACTGAGGGTCACCAGGGCCCACTCACCTGTGTTGCCACCAACCAGGATGGCAGCTTGATCCTAACTGGCTCTGTGGACTGCCAGGCCAAGCTGGTCAGTGCCACTACTGGCAAG GTGGTGGGTGTTTTTAGACCTGAGACTGTGgcctcccagcccagcctgggagaaggggaggagagtGAGTCCAACTCGGTGGAGTCCTTGGGCTTCTGCAGTGT GATGCCCCTGGCAGCTGTTGGCTACCTGGATGGGACCTTGGCCATCTATGACCTGGCTACGCAGACTCTTAGGCATCAGTGTCAGCACCAG TCGGGCATcgtgcagctgctgtgggaggCAGGCACTGCCGTGGTATATACCTGCAGCCTGGATGGCATCGTGCGCCTCTGGGATGCCCGGACCGGCCGCCTGCTTACTGACTACCGGGGCCACACGGCCGAGATCCTGGACTTTGCCCTCAGCAA AGATGCCTCCCTGGTGGTGACCACGTCAGGAGACCACAAAGCGAAAGTATTTTGTGTCCAAAGGCCTGACCGTTAA